In one window of Cystobacter fuscus DSM 2262 DNA:
- a CDS encoding SHOCT domain-containing protein yields MLELTSEGQRAVAELAQRHGVSGEAVRVLLEALAAGGGTQAQFNHPELGGLGQWSQGGMLMVGNMFDHGLKARVDALCVELARRMRVGPLFTPATPGASWPAEFGAPSSSGSQGDVRYAYFPDRRRLVIQRGGQVTIHDTGEHRISGVSQQQGAGQSLTFTSQFGPIRLSELPVMGPAPVAPTSPSATPAAAPSAATDPLSLIERLAELRDKGVLTEEEFAAKKAELLSRL; encoded by the coding sequence ATGCTGGAGTTGACCTCGGAAGGACAGCGTGCCGTGGCGGAGCTGGCCCAGCGGCATGGCGTGAGCGGCGAGGCCGTACGGGTCCTGCTCGAGGCCCTCGCCGCCGGAGGCGGTACCCAGGCCCAGTTCAACCATCCCGAGCTCGGTGGACTCGGCCAGTGGTCGCAAGGCGGCATGCTCATGGTCGGCAACATGTTCGACCACGGCCTGAAGGCCCGCGTCGATGCGCTCTGCGTGGAGCTCGCCCGGCGGATGCGCGTGGGACCCCTGTTCACCCCGGCCACGCCCGGCGCCTCCTGGCCCGCGGAGTTCGGTGCGCCTTCCTCCAGTGGCTCGCAAGGGGACGTGCGCTACGCGTACTTCCCCGACCGCCGCCGCCTCGTCATCCAGCGGGGTGGGCAGGTGACGATCCACGACACCGGGGAGCATCGGATCAGCGGCGTCTCCCAGCAGCAAGGCGCTGGCCAGTCACTCACGTTCACCAGCCAGTTCGGTCCTATCCGCCTCTCCGAGCTCCCCGTGATGGGACCCGCCCCCGTGGCGCCCACGAGCCCTTCCGCGACCCCGGCGGCCGCGCCCTCTGCGGCCACCGATCCCTTGTCGCTGATCGAGCGCCTGGCGGAGTTGCGCGACAAGGGCGTCCTCACCGAGGAGGAGTTCGCGGCCAAGAAGGCGGAGCTGCTGAGCCGCCTGTAG
- a CDS encoding radical SAM/SPASM domain-containing protein, translating to MPLPVLQRRTAYAVWELTLKCNLACGHCGSRAGSKREDELSREEAMDLVRQLSEVGIQEVTIEGGEAFLRPDWLDIARAITDHGMRCTMTTGGYGLSRETARRMKEAGISHVSVSVDGLEATHDRIRGRRGSFRYCFETLGHFRDAGLLFSSNTQINRLSAPEMPELYERLRDAGCSAWQFQITNPMGNGGDNAWMLLQPAELPDLYRMLARIAVRAREEAKLALAPSNNIGYFGPYDDLLFANVGQVWAGCKAGLSVLGIHADGGIKGCPTLPSEYIGGNIRQQPLSDILDSRELTFNAKAGTEEGTAHMWGYCGSCKYAEACRGGCTQMAHVLFNRNGNNPYCHYRTLELAGRGLRERVVRSTPGQGKPFDHGVFELVQEPLEAAWPAEDAHHFTYARIPWSSGWERFALPG from the coding sequence ATGCCGCTTCCCGTCCTGCAACGCCGCACGGCCTACGCCGTGTGGGAACTCACCCTGAAGTGCAACCTCGCCTGCGGCCACTGCGGCTCGCGCGCGGGCTCCAAGCGCGAGGACGAGCTGTCGCGCGAGGAGGCGATGGACCTGGTCCGCCAGCTCTCCGAGGTGGGGATCCAGGAAGTCACCATCGAGGGGGGCGAGGCGTTTCTCCGTCCCGACTGGCTCGACATCGCCCGGGCCATCACCGACCACGGCATGCGCTGCACCATGACGACGGGCGGCTATGGCCTGTCGCGCGAGACGGCCCGGCGCATGAAGGAGGCGGGCATCTCCCACGTCTCCGTGTCGGTGGACGGGCTGGAGGCCACGCATGACCGCATCCGTGGCCGGCGCGGCTCCTTCCGCTACTGCTTCGAGACGCTGGGGCACTTTCGCGACGCGGGCCTGCTCTTCAGCTCGAACACGCAGATCAACCGGCTGTCCGCCCCCGAGATGCCCGAGCTGTACGAGCGGCTGCGGGACGCGGGCTGTAGCGCCTGGCAATTCCAGATCACCAACCCCATGGGCAATGGCGGGGACAACGCGTGGATGCTGTTGCAACCCGCGGAGCTGCCGGATCTCTACCGGATGCTGGCGCGCATCGCGGTGCGGGCGCGTGAGGAGGCGAAGCTCGCGTTGGCGCCCTCCAACAACATCGGCTACTTCGGCCCGTATGACGACCTGCTCTTCGCCAACGTGGGCCAGGTGTGGGCGGGGTGCAAGGCGGGGCTGTCCGTGCTGGGCATCCACGCCGACGGGGGCATCAAGGGCTGCCCCACCCTGCCCTCCGAGTACATCGGCGGCAACATCCGCCAGCAGCCCCTGTCGGACATCCTCGACTCGCGCGAGCTGACCTTCAACGCCAAGGCTGGCACGGAGGAAGGCACCGCGCACATGTGGGGCTACTGCGGCAGCTGCAAGTACGCCGAGGCGTGCCGGGGCGGGTGCACGCAGATGGCGCACGTGCTCTTCAACCGCAATGGCAACAATCCCTACTGCCACTACCGCACGCTGGAGCTCGCGGGGCGGGGACTGCGCGAGCGGGTGGTGCGCAGCACGCCGGGTCAGGGCAAGCCCTTCGACCATGGCGTCTTCGAGCTGGTGCAGGAGCCGCTGGAGGCGGCCTGGCCGGCGGAGGATGCCCACCACTTCACCTACGCGCGCATCCCGTGGTCCTCGGGTTGGGAGCGCTTCGCCCTGCCCGGGTAG
- a CDS encoding DUF481 domain-containing protein produces MISVPTLLSTVLLLQTPPTVPPAPADDKAAASEQRATAAADAAERAAAAAERAAAANARITEAIKQLAQEISRAAPDLTTTGPDGKPVAPPPPQPDVWNATVGLGLIFISGNASTVTLNGLATAERKSEHWIYSAQASGSYGESRAPTLEGQAEAPNQVVALNAALQLRADHRFTPQISGYILGRGETDHVKSVEFRGSGEVGIGVIWWDVKRQDGSESFLRTDLALSYARETRFQYYPTRTDLPDVSLGGPRAGLAFRHGLTKDVAFVDELSVLPSLIEGSRLLVTNQAQLNVRLTRALAIATTFLVQYDSMPAPGKFPTDTSLSVSAAVTF; encoded by the coding sequence GTGATTTCCGTCCCTACCCTGTTGTCCACCGTCCTCCTGCTGCAGACCCCTCCCACCGTGCCCCCGGCGCCCGCCGATGACAAGGCCGCCGCCAGCGAGCAGCGCGCCACCGCCGCCGCGGACGCCGCCGAGCGCGCCGCCGCCGCCGCCGAGCGCGCCGCCGCCGCCAACGCCCGCATCACCGAGGCCATCAAGCAGCTCGCCCAGGAGATCTCCCGCGCGGCTCCCGACCTCACCACGACCGGCCCGGACGGCAAGCCCGTCGCGCCACCGCCCCCCCAGCCGGATGTCTGGAACGCCACGGTGGGTCTGGGCCTCATCTTCATCTCCGGCAACGCGTCCACCGTGACGCTCAACGGTCTGGCCACCGCGGAGCGCAAGTCGGAGCATTGGATCTACTCCGCCCAGGCCTCGGGCTCGTATGGCGAGAGCCGCGCGCCCACCCTGGAGGGACAGGCGGAGGCACCCAACCAGGTGGTGGCGCTCAACGCGGCCCTGCAGTTGCGCGCGGACCATCGCTTCACCCCGCAGATCAGCGGCTACATCCTCGGCCGGGGTGAGACGGACCACGTGAAGAGCGTGGAGTTCCGGGGCAGCGGCGAAGTGGGTATCGGCGTCATCTGGTGGGACGTGAAGCGCCAGGACGGCAGCGAGTCCTTCCTGCGCACGGACCTGGCCCTGAGCTACGCCCGCGAGACGCGCTTCCAGTACTACCCCACGCGCACGGATCTGCCGGACGTGTCGCTGGGCGGCCCGCGCGCCGGCCTGGCCTTCCGCCATGGCCTCACCAAGGACGTGGCCTTCGTGGATGAGTTGAGCGTACTGCCCAGCCTCATCGAGGGATCGCGACTGCTCGTCACCAACCAGGCCCAGCTCAACGTGCGGCTCACCCGGGCGCTCGCCATCGCCACCACCTTCCTCGTGCAGTACGACAGCATGCCCGCGCCGGGAAAGTTCCCCACGGATACCTCGCTGTCGGTGAGCGCCGCGGTGACCTTCTAG
- a CDS encoding ABC transporter ATP-binding protein: MTHAPGGGRAVWRALGYLRRYRVETVGAFVSLLLASGANLAAPQMVRLAVDEGLARGSLSVVRAAVVGLVAIALVRGFFNFLQGYLAERASQGVAFDLRNALFARLQRLSFSYHDQAQTGQLLTRLTNDVDQVRAFVGGGVVQVVASLLMVVGCSGLLFLTHPLLALAALGAIAPVLWVLRQFMGRISPMFGLVQATLGRLNSVLQESLRGIRVVRAFSGEGREAARYGRFNDEFLEHNLQLIRIISSHFPRVGLFANLGTWVVVGLGGWLIFHERLSVGELLAFNSYLGFLFMPLVSLGFLAAQMSRAGVSAVRIFELLDTAVEVVDRPGARQLPALSGRVELRDVRFRYAGGEREILRGVSFEVEPGQLVAILGTTGSGKSTLINLLPRFYDVTGGAVLLDGHDVREVTLASLRSQVGIVLQDAMLFSGTLRENIAYGRPEATLEEVQAAARAAQAEEFIAALPQGYDTVVGERGVGLSGGQRQRVAIARALLTQPRLLILDDSTSAVDARTEAEIRRALDELMRSTRSTAIVIAQRLSTVRDAHLVIVLDEGRVAARGRHEELLATSALYNEILGSQLQPDSVEAA; encoded by the coding sequence ATGACACACGCTCCCGGAGGAGGACGGGCCGTCTGGCGGGCGCTGGGGTATCTGCGGCGCTACCGGGTCGAGACGGTGGGGGCATTCGTGTCGCTGCTGCTGGCCTCGGGCGCCAACCTCGCCGCGCCCCAGATGGTGCGCCTGGCCGTGGACGAGGGACTCGCCCGGGGGTCGCTGTCCGTGGTGCGCGCGGCCGTGGTCGGGCTGGTGGCCATCGCGCTCGTGCGGGGCTTCTTCAACTTCCTCCAGGGCTACCTCGCGGAGCGGGCCTCCCAGGGCGTGGCGTTCGACTTGCGCAACGCGCTCTTCGCGCGGCTGCAGCGCTTGAGCTTCAGCTACCACGATCAGGCGCAGACGGGGCAGTTGCTCACGCGGCTGACGAACGACGTGGACCAGGTGCGCGCCTTCGTGGGCGGCGGGGTGGTGCAGGTGGTGGCCTCGCTGCTCATGGTGGTGGGGTGCTCGGGGCTGCTGTTCCTCACGCACCCGCTGCTCGCGCTCGCGGCGCTGGGAGCCATTGCACCGGTGCTCTGGGTGCTCCGCCAGTTCATGGGCCGCATCTCCCCGATGTTCGGCCTGGTGCAGGCCACGCTCGGACGGCTCAACTCGGTGTTGCAGGAGAGCCTGCGCGGCATCCGGGTGGTGCGCGCGTTCTCGGGCGAGGGGCGCGAGGCGGCGCGCTACGGGCGCTTCAACGACGAATTCCTGGAGCACAACCTCCAGCTCATCCGCATCATCTCCTCGCACTTTCCCCGCGTGGGCCTGTTCGCCAACCTCGGCACCTGGGTGGTGGTGGGGCTGGGCGGGTGGCTCATCTTCCACGAGCGGCTGAGTGTCGGCGAGCTGCTCGCGTTCAACAGCTACCTGGGCTTCCTGTTCATGCCGCTCGTGTCGCTCGGCTTCCTCGCCGCGCAGATGTCGCGCGCGGGGGTGTCGGCGGTGCGCATCTTCGAGCTGCTCGATACGGCGGTGGAGGTGGTGGACAGGCCCGGGGCCCGGCAGCTGCCCGCCTTGAGTGGCCGGGTGGAGCTGCGCGACGTGCGCTTCCGCTACGCGGGGGGCGAGCGGGAGATCCTCCGCGGGGTGAGCTTCGAGGTGGAACCGGGACAGCTCGTGGCGATTCTGGGCACCACGGGCTCGGGCAAGAGCACCCTCATCAACCTCCTTCCCCGCTTCTACGACGTGACGGGAGGCGCGGTGCTGCTCGACGGCCATGACGTGCGCGAGGTGACGCTCGCGAGCCTGCGCTCGCAGGTGGGCATCGTGCTCCAGGACGCGATGCTCTTCTCGGGCACCCTGCGCGAGAACATCGCCTATGGCCGTCCCGAGGCCACCCTGGAGGAGGTCCAGGCGGCGGCGCGGGCGGCCCAGGCGGAGGAGTTCATCGCCGCGCTGCCCCAGGGCTACGACACGGTGGTGGGCGAGCGCGGCGTGGGCCTGTCGGGCGGACAGCGCCAGCGCGTGGCGATCGCCCGCGCGCTGCTCACCCAGCCGCGCCTGCTCATCCTCGATGACAGCACCTCGGCGGTGGATGCGCGCACCGAGGCGGAGATCCGCCGGGCGCTCGATGAGCTCATGCGCTCCACGCGCAGCACGGCCATCGTCATCGCCCAGCGGCTGAGCACCGTGCGCGACGCCCACCTCGTCATCGTGCTCGACGAGGGGCGTGTGGCCGCGCGGGGACGTCACGAGGAGCTGCTCGCCACGAGCGCCCTGTACAATGAAATCCTCGGCTCCCAGCTCCAGCCGGACTCCGTGGAGGCCGCATGA
- a CDS encoding ABC transporter ATP-binding protein: MRRPADLRGMAELEVERARNRGAVARRLLGETRPHRRSLLIALGFVVVGALAQAAGPYLVGHAIDHDIMGRNGRGLLRELALLLVVYAVSMVAQREQTLRIGETGQRVLAGMRARLFERLQTLPLSYLDRRPLGDLMSRLLGDVDLLSQFFSQGIAQLLGSVLGLVGVLVAMVSLDVPLALACFSIIPVMVLTTWAFAARARRAYRKTRETVGDVTAGLQEELGGVRQAQAFNRTEVNIERFRARNAANRDANVSATGITSAFSPVIDVLSTLSIALVIGYGGYRVLEGHASVGLVAAFLLYTQQFFRPLQLASSVYTLMQSALAGAERVYAILDEPQEPEDAPDAVELERAQGRLSFERVSFGYDAARPVLHEVSFEVGPGQTVALVGPTGAGKTTVTSLLPRFYDVTGGVVRLDGRDVRHIKRASLRAQMATVLQEPVLFSGTVAENIAYGRPDASRERIEAAARAVHAHDFITALPQGYDTQLAPGSTTLSQGQRQLVSFARAVLADPRVLILDEATANIDTRTESLIQRALTTLLAGRTSIVVAHRLSTIRHADLILVLEGGRIVERGTHTELMARGGLYATLYGQQSPTPRDGGESTVNPERSVK, encoded by the coding sequence ATGAGACGGCCCGCGGACCTTCGGGGCATGGCGGAACTCGAGGTGGAGCGCGCCCGGAATCGGGGCGCGGTGGCGCGGCGGTTGTTGGGGGAGACCCGGCCCCATCGCCGCTCGCTGCTCATCGCCCTGGGCTTCGTCGTGGTGGGCGCCCTGGCGCAGGCGGCCGGGCCGTACCTGGTGGGCCATGCCATCGATCACGACATCATGGGCCGGAATGGGCGGGGACTGCTGCGCGAGCTGGCGCTCCTGCTGGTCGTCTACGCGGTGTCCATGGTGGCCCAGCGGGAGCAGACGCTGCGCATCGGCGAGACGGGACAGCGCGTGCTCGCCGGGATGCGCGCGCGCCTCTTCGAGCGGCTCCAGACGCTTCCGCTGTCCTACCTGGACCGGCGGCCCCTGGGCGACTTGATGAGCCGGTTGCTGGGGGACGTGGATCTGCTCAGCCAGTTCTTCTCGCAGGGGATCGCGCAGCTCTTGGGCTCGGTGCTCGGGCTGGTAGGCGTGCTGGTGGCGATGGTGTCGCTGGATGTGCCGCTGGCGCTGGCCTGCTTCTCCATCATCCCGGTGATGGTGCTGACCACCTGGGCCTTCGCCGCCCGGGCCCGGCGCGCCTACCGCAAGACGCGCGAGACGGTGGGAGACGTGACGGCGGGGCTCCAGGAGGAACTGGGCGGCGTGCGTCAGGCCCAGGCGTTCAACCGCACCGAGGTGAACATCGAGCGCTTCCGGGCGCGCAACGCTGCCAACCGCGACGCGAACGTGTCCGCCACCGGCATCACCTCCGCGTTCTCGCCGGTGATCGACGTGCTCTCCACGCTCTCCATCGCGCTGGTGATTGGCTATGGCGGCTACCGGGTGCTCGAGGGACATGCGAGCGTGGGCCTGGTGGCGGCCTTCCTGCTCTACACCCAGCAGTTCTTCCGGCCGCTGCAACTGGCGTCCTCGGTCTACACGCTGATGCAGTCGGCGCTCGCGGGCGCCGAGCGCGTCTACGCCATCCTCGACGAGCCCCAGGAGCCGGAGGACGCGCCGGACGCGGTGGAGCTGGAGCGGGCACAGGGGCGGCTGTCCTTCGAGCGGGTGTCGTTCGGGTACGACGCGGCGCGGCCGGTGCTGCACGAGGTGAGCTTCGAGGTGGGGCCGGGGCAGACGGTGGCGCTGGTGGGCCCGACGGGGGCGGGGAAGACGACGGTGACGAGCCTGTTGCCACGCTTCTACGACGTCACCGGGGGCGTGGTGCGGCTGGATGGGCGGGACGTGCGCCACATCAAACGGGCGAGCCTGCGCGCGCAGATGGCCACGGTGCTCCAGGAGCCGGTGCTCTTCTCGGGCACGGTGGCGGAGAACATCGCCTACGGCCGGCCGGACGCGAGCCGCGAGCGGATCGAGGCCGCCGCGAGGGCGGTGCACGCGCATGACTTCATCACCGCGCTGCCCCAGGGCTACGACACGCAGCTGGCACCGGGCTCCACCACGTTGAGCCAGGGGCAGCGGCAACTGGTGTCGTTCGCACGGGCGGTGCTCGCCGATCCGCGAGTGCTCATCCTCGACGAGGCCACGGCGAACATCGACACGCGCACGGAGTCCCTCATCCAGCGCGCGCTGACCACGCTGCTCGCGGGGCGCACGAGCATCGTCGTCGCGCACCGTCTGAGTACCATCCGTCACGCGGACCTCATCCTGGTGCTCGAGGGCGGGCGGATCGTCGAGCGGGGGACCCACACGGAGCTGATGGCCCGGGGGGGCCTCTACGCCACGCTGTACGGCCAGCAATCCCCCACGCCCCGTGACGGCGGTGAGTCCACGGTAAACCCTGAAAGGAGCGTTAAGTAG
- a CDS encoding glycoside hydrolase family 76 protein, protein MESSPEAITPRAKKFTARSLIACLGAILLWAPSASAQSAADYHARADKALQSYLLKFWKADAQYLHASYPSNGSTTGYWTYANGLDAVLDGVERTNKQQYLGLIETFYLGQEQRGWFVDYYDDEAWMSLALIRAYDLTGDAKYLNKAKELYADIRNAWDTTCCGTTRGGIWWNRAHTQKATASNAGPVIAGVRLYRRTGDASYLSFAQQVYDYWFNNMVNTSTWQVADHFEPNGTKVWWKFTYNEGLMIGASVELYEATQNATYLNRAHGFAGFMVSQEVTSSLYGNVLYDGTNTGCAGDCHEFKGPGYRYLLRLYQKDTSKTAYYNVLKASADALWNQARNTTNDTFAVNWAGPSMSGASEPQQSAATAALNRFAQHYGAYPGSGIPSNRYEAENAVLHRLGLEANGAGFTGWGYVAGWNGDSQWIDFRVYNATAGTRTLTFRYAGGAGNASRLVFINGANAVANKSFPGTGSWNTYGTVSVTSNLPAGWSTVSLIYNSSQGSSNYLNLDSLTVN, encoded by the coding sequence ATGGAGTCTTCCCCCGAAGCCATCACCCCTCGCGCGAAGAAGTTCACGGCGAGGTCTCTCATTGCTTGCCTGGGCGCCATCCTGCTGTGGGCGCCCTCCGCCTCGGCCCAGAGCGCCGCGGACTACCACGCCCGCGCCGACAAGGCCTTGCAGAGCTACCTGCTGAAGTTCTGGAAGGCGGATGCGCAGTACCTGCATGCGAGCTACCCGTCCAACGGCTCGACCACGGGCTATTGGACGTATGCGAATGGCCTGGACGCGGTGCTGGATGGGGTGGAGCGGACGAACAAGCAGCAGTACCTGGGCCTCATCGAGACGTTCTACCTGGGCCAGGAGCAGCGCGGCTGGTTCGTGGATTATTACGATGACGAGGCCTGGATGAGTCTCGCCCTCATCCGCGCGTATGACCTCACGGGCGACGCCAAATACCTGAACAAGGCGAAGGAACTCTACGCCGACATCCGCAACGCGTGGGACACCACGTGTTGTGGCACCACCCGGGGTGGCATCTGGTGGAACCGGGCGCACACGCAGAAGGCCACCGCCTCCAACGCGGGGCCGGTGATCGCGGGCGTGCGGCTCTACCGCCGCACGGGGGATGCCTCGTACCTCTCCTTCGCCCAGCAGGTGTATGACTACTGGTTCAACAACATGGTGAACACCTCGACGTGGCAGGTCGCCGACCACTTCGAGCCCAACGGGACGAAGGTCTGGTGGAAGTTCACCTACAACGAAGGGTTGATGATTGGCGCGAGCGTGGAGCTGTACGAGGCCACCCAGAACGCGACCTATCTCAACCGGGCGCACGGCTTCGCGGGCTTCATGGTCAGCCAGGAGGTCACCTCCAGCCTGTATGGCAATGTTTTGTATGACGGCACGAACACCGGCTGCGCGGGGGACTGCCATGAATTCAAGGGCCCGGGCTACCGGTATCTCCTCCGCCTGTACCAGAAGGACACCAGCAAGACGGCCTATTACAACGTGTTGAAGGCGAGCGCGGACGCCCTGTGGAACCAGGCGCGCAACACCACGAACGACACCTTCGCGGTGAACTGGGCCGGTCCGTCCATGTCGGGGGCCTCCGAGCCGCAGCAGAGCGCGGCGACCGCGGCGCTCAACCGCTTCGCCCAGCACTACGGCGCCTATCCCGGCTCGGGCATTCCCTCCAACCGGTACGAGGCCGAGAACGCCGTGCTGCACCGCCTGGGGCTGGAAGCCAATGGCGCGGGCTTCACGGGCTGGGGGTATGTCGCGGGGTGGAACGGCGACAGCCAGTGGATTGACTTCCGGGTGTACAACGCCACGGCGGGCACGCGCACGCTCACCTTCCGGTACGCGGGGGGCGCGGGCAATGCCAGCCGCCTCGTCTTCATCAACGGCGCGAACGCGGTGGCCAACAAGAGCTTCCCGGGCACCGGCTCCTGGAATACCTACGGCACCGTGAGTGTCACCTCCAACCTGCCCGCCGGGTGGAGCACCGTCTCGCTCATCTACAACAGCTCGCAGGGCAGCTCGAACTACCTGAACCTCGACAGCCTCACCGTGAATTGA
- a CDS encoding glycoside hydrolase family 16 protein, with product MSPKVFSSKFMAAYCLVALSGCGLDASETAPTARAEAVAQTQSELEYDPGSGWSLAWSDEFEGTSLNTGNWTTLNSDFDPVTNNCNFGTGELEYPRTQNVSVSGGKLILKAERTAATTVSDTRCGAHQRTLFSGRLHSKGKVERRYGKLVASIKVPSGYGMWPAFWTLGSNVQSVGWPSSGEIDILEWHSNEPTWMKSANHWYNGGQADWGTGQSGGYNLADSFHTYEVEWTASTMVFRLDGRYAGTTFYHNETEFQQNHYIILNLAMGGNWYGFPAAGSIALTQGQPKTMEVEWVRWYQQGSTPPPPTGSGVSNASFESGMADWSTWTPNGTAGAAFSETYNGGHSGSYHLTHWSNSPFETWTYQVKTGLANGNYKVRAWVRKGGNFAIARLQGKTSGSAAPVYTTLGTYGAWSLVETPTINVTSGYLEFGFHTQATTADGANFIHMDDVELVKL from the coding sequence ATGTCCCCCAAGGTCTTCTCCTCGAAGTTCATGGCAGCCTATTGCCTCGTGGCGCTCTCCGGATGTGGGCTGGACGCCTCCGAGACCGCGCCCACCGCGCGGGCCGAAGCGGTGGCGCAAACCCAGTCCGAGCTCGAGTATGACCCGGGCTCCGGATGGAGCCTCGCGTGGTCGGATGAGTTCGAAGGCACCAGCCTGAACACCGGCAACTGGACCACGCTCAACAGCGATTTCGATCCCGTCACCAACAACTGCAACTTCGGCACGGGGGAGCTCGAGTATCCCCGGACGCAGAACGTGTCGGTGAGCGGCGGCAAGCTCATCCTCAAGGCCGAGCGCACGGCGGCGACGACGGTGAGTGACACCCGGTGTGGCGCCCATCAGCGCACGCTGTTCTCGGGCCGTCTGCACTCCAAGGGCAAGGTGGAGCGGCGCTACGGCAAGCTCGTGGCGAGCATCAAGGTACCCTCGGGCTACGGCATGTGGCCGGCGTTCTGGACGCTGGGCTCCAACGTGCAGAGCGTGGGCTGGCCCTCCAGCGGGGAGATCGACATCCTCGAGTGGCACTCCAACGAGCCCACGTGGATGAAGTCCGCCAATCACTGGTACAACGGTGGCCAGGCGGACTGGGGCACGGGCCAGAGCGGCGGCTACAACCTGGCCGACTCCTTCCACACCTACGAGGTGGAGTGGACCGCCAGCACCATGGTGTTCCGGCTGGATGGCAGGTACGCGGGCACGACGTTCTACCACAACGAGACCGAGTTCCAGCAGAACCACTACATCATCCTCAACCTGGCCATGGGCGGTAACTGGTATGGCTTCCCCGCCGCCGGCAGCATCGCGCTGACGCAGGGCCAGCCGAAGACCATGGAAGTGGAGTGGGTGCGTTGGTACCAGCAGGGCAGCACCCCGCCCCCGCCCACGGGCAGCGGGGTCTCCAACGCGAGCTTCGAGTCCGGCATGGCCGACTGGTCGACCTGGACGCCGAACGGCACCGCCGGCGCGGCCTTCAGCGAGACCTACAACGGCGGGCACTCGGGCTCCTACCACCTGACGCACTGGAGCAACTCGCCCTTCGAGACCTGGACGTACCAGGTGAAGACGGGCCTCGCCAATGGCAACTACAAGGTGCGCGCCTGGGTGCGCAAGGGTGGCAACTTCGCCATCGCCCGGCTCCAGGGCAAGACGAGCGGCTCGGCCGCGCCGGTCTACACCACGCTCGGCACGTACGGCGCCTGGTCGCTGGTCGAGACGCCCACCATCAACGTCACCAGCGGCTACCTGGAGTTTGGTTTCCACACCCAGGCCACCACGGCGGACGGCGCCAACTTCATCCACATGGATGACGTGGAGCTCGTGAAGCTCTAA
- a CDS encoding SDR family NAD(P)-dependent oxidoreductase, protein MGGLKDKVVIVTGASSGIGRATALALADEGAKVIASARREAQGQELIARIRERGGEATWVSADLLVERDIEALVETALSTYGRLDGAFNNAGGSLSKPFLDTTTEDYEAILNTNLRGAFWCMKYELRAMLAGGGGSIVNCASVSASRSMPGLSAYSASKAALIALTQGVAVEHAQKGIRVNAVSPGVIESEMATAGWRLNERMGRAFAASLHPMNRVGTPEEVAGLVTFLLGPQSSFITGQDFAVDGGFTAASVSATLMNRPR, encoded by the coding sequence ATGGGTGGTTTGAAGGACAAGGTCGTGATCGTGACGGGAGCGAGCTCGGGCATCGGCCGGGCCACGGCCCTGGCGCTCGCGGACGAAGGGGCCAAGGTCATCGCGAGCGCGAGGCGCGAGGCCCAGGGCCAGGAGCTCATCGCGCGCATCCGGGAGCGGGGCGGCGAGGCCACCTGGGTCAGCGCCGATCTCCTCGTCGAGCGCGACATCGAGGCGCTCGTCGAGACCGCGCTCTCCACCTACGGCCGACTGGATGGCGCCTTCAACAACGCGGGTGGCAGTCTGTCCAAGCCCTTCCTGGACACCACCACCGAGGACTACGAAGCCATCCTCAATACCAACCTGCGCGGGGCCTTCTGGTGCATGAAGTACGAGCTGCGCGCCATGCTCGCGGGGGGAGGGGGCTCCATCGTCAATTGTGCATCCGTGAGCGCCTCGCGCTCCATGCCAGGACTGTCCGCCTACAGCGCCTCCAAGGCCGCCCTGATCGCGCTCACCCAAGGTGTCGCGGTCGAGCACGCGCAGAAGGGCATCCGTGTCAACGCGGTGAGCCCCGGGGTCATCGAGTCCGAAATGGCCACCGCTGGCTGGCGCCTCAATGAGCGCATGGGACGCGCCTTCGCGGCCTCTCTCCATCCGATGAACCGCGTCGGTACGCCCGAGGAGGTGGCCGGGCTCGTCACCTTCCTCCTCGGTCCCCAGTCCTCCTTCATCACCGGCCAGGACTTCGCCGTGGATGGAGGGTTCACCGCGGCGAGCGTCTCCGCCACCCTGATGAACCGTCCCCGGTGA